In Pseudomonas sp. GCEP-101, one DNA window encodes the following:
- a CDS encoding tyrosine-protein phosphatase: protein MFHRALFSASLGLSLLSLSIACANAAETYALDTPRLAGIDNFRDIAGTTTAYTTSNDGVMRSGVFYRSNALTPKGTDLAVLNSLGISDVFDLRTPSEIAGTPDTLPAGATYRNIDIIGSTTSGANITNLSFSSAAEAVAMMEETNRAFVNDAGIRGQFTTLFNELAAADGAALFHCTAGKDRTGWTAAVLLSIAGVDSQTIMDNYLATNDYTAARVKATLAMLPASMAAIYEPLLGVQASFLQAGLDEVTAQYGSMDNYLKQGLGLSQETIYVLRGKMVYYSTLPGTAGMSGNAAAGAQLLTQLQNSNLSGAYTAYNYYLQSAIDAGTLGGVESTVGGQVHADAASYLLRQDALIDRAAAPYASGVDLKSGQTRLWTTALAGYQGNSASSDAQSSNEHTQGLLVGVTQRFSEQLSGNAGFGYSKGSVGGAGGDVDTDLTFVRGGARLALDSLEQGLFVDADLSYGWLDYDSKRDLGGGLGKAKGDTNGKLSGASVALGYRTAVSTVTLEPSIGLRYSHLDLDGFQEKGSELALEVDDISENRRSAYANLKASFAPVALGSGWQMVPGLEVGYDHALGDYQVDSQGHLLGLDVSQRAAFDNRDQFNGAFSLTASQGDFSVGAEVGALGGSGSHGASGSLKASYQF, encoded by the coding sequence GTGTTTCATCGTGCTCTGTTTTCCGCATCCCTGGGGCTGTCCCTGCTCAGCCTGTCCATCGCCTGCGCCAACGCGGCCGAGACCTACGCCCTGGACACGCCGCGCCTGGCCGGCATCGACAACTTCCGCGACATCGCCGGCACCACCACCGCCTATACCACGTCCAACGACGGCGTGATGCGTTCCGGCGTGTTCTACCGCTCCAACGCGCTGACGCCCAAGGGCACCGACCTGGCCGTGCTCAACAGCCTGGGCATCAGCGACGTGTTCGACCTGCGCACTCCCAGCGAAATCGCCGGCACCCCGGACACCCTGCCGGCCGGGGCGACCTATCGCAACATCGACATCATCGGCAGCACCACCTCCGGCGCCAACATCACCAACCTGTCCTTCAGCAGCGCCGCCGAAGCCGTGGCCATGATGGAGGAGACCAACCGCGCCTTCGTCAATGACGCCGGCATCCGCGGCCAGTTCACCACGCTGTTCAACGAGCTGGCCGCCGCCGACGGCGCCGCACTGTTCCACTGCACCGCCGGCAAGGACCGCACCGGCTGGACCGCCGCGGTGCTGCTGAGCATCGCCGGGGTGGACAGCCAGACCATCATGGACAACTACCTGGCCACCAACGACTACACCGCCGCACGGGTCAAGGCGACCCTGGCGATGCTGCCGGCGAGCATGGCGGCCATCTACGAACCGCTGCTGGGCGTGCAGGCCAGCTTCCTGCAGGCGGGCCTGGATGAAGTCACCGCCCAGTACGGCAGCATGGACAACTACCTGAAGCAGGGCCTGGGCCTTTCCCAGGAAACCATCTACGTGCTGCGCGGCAAGATGGTCTACTACAGCACCCTGCCGGGCACCGCCGGGATGTCCGGCAACGCCGCCGCTGGCGCGCAACTGCTCACCCAACTGCAGAACAGCAACCTCTCCGGCGCCTACACCGCCTACAACTACTACCTGCAATCGGCCATCGACGCCGGCACCCTGGGCGGCGTCGAATCCACGGTCGGCGGCCAGGTGCATGCCGACGCGGCCAGCTACCTGCTGCGCCAGGACGCGCTGATCGACCGCGCCGCCGCACCCTACGCCAGCGGCGTCGACCTCAAGAGCGGGCAAACCCGCCTGTGGACCACGGCGCTCGCCGGCTACCAGGGCAATTCGGCCAGCTCCGACGCCCAGAGCAGCAACGAGCACACCCAGGGCCTGCTGGTCGGCGTGACCCAGCGCTTCTCCGAGCAGCTCAGCGGCAATGCCGGCTTCGGCTACAGCAAGGGCAGCGTGGGCGGCGCCGGCGGTGACGTGGACACCGACCTGACCTTCGTCCGGGGCGGGGCGCGCTTGGCGCTCGATAGCCTCGAGCAGGGGCTGTTCGTCGACGCGGACCTCAGCTACGGCTGGCTCGACTACGACAGCAAGCGCGACCTCGGCGGCGGCCTGGGCAAGGCCAAGGGCGACACCAACGGCAAGCTCAGCGGCGCCAGCGTCGCGCTGGGCTATCGCACGGCGGTGTCCACCGTCACCCTGGAGCCGAGCATCGGCCTGCGCTACAGCCACCTGGACCTGGACGGCTTCCAGGAGAAGGGCAGCGAACTGGCGCTGGAGGTCGACGACATCAGCGAGAACCGCCGCAGCGCCTACGCCAACCTCAAGGCCTCGTTCGCCCCGGTGGCGCTGGGTAGCGGCTGGCAGATGGTGCCGGGGCTAGAAGTGGGCTATGACCATGCGCTGGGCGATTACCAAGTCGACAGCCAGGGCCACCTGCTGGGGCTGGATGTGTCGCAGCGTGCCGCCTTCGACAACCGCGACCAGTTCAACGGCGCGTTCAGCCTGACCGCCAGCCAGGGCGACTTCAGCGTCGGCGCCGAAGTCGGCGCGCTGGGCGGCAGCGGCAGCCACGGCGCGAGCGGCAGCCTGAAGGCCAGTTACCAGTTCTGA
- a CDS encoding GFA family protein produces MDNTDKVTGGCLCGSLRVEATGRPNRVGICHCLDCRKHHGALFHSSAIFPASAVRIEGEFQDYQGRCFCPRCGSSVFGRSGEEIEVSLGALDAVDQFQPTYELWICRREAWLPAFPMRHRYEHDRESSGPHDDS; encoded by the coding sequence ATGGACAACACCGATAAGGTCACCGGCGGCTGCCTCTGCGGCAGCCTGCGCGTTGAAGCCACCGGCCGGCCCAACCGGGTCGGCATCTGCCATTGCCTGGACTGCCGCAAGCACCACGGCGCGCTGTTCCACTCGTCGGCGATCTTCCCCGCCAGCGCCGTGCGCATCGAGGGCGAATTCCAGGACTACCAGGGCCGCTGCTTCTGCCCGCGCTGCGGCTCGTCGGTGTTCGGCCGCAGCGGCGAGGAAATCGAAGTGAGCCTCGGCGCGCTGGACGCCGTGGACCAGTTCCAGCCCACCTACGAGCTGTGGATCTGCCGGCGCGAAGCCTGGTTGCCGGCGTTCCCGATGCGCCACCGCTACGAGCACGACCGCGAGTCCAGCGGCCCGCACGACGACTCGTGA
- a CDS encoding MFS transporter: MSTTASPLATPTVASQASPLVMRVIGACALAHLTNDLIQAVLPSIYPVLKANYGLSFTQVGLITLTFQLTASLLQPWVGYHTDRHPKPWLAPLGSVCTLIGILMLAFVGSFHAILLASALVGIGSSTFHPETSRIARLASGGRYGLAQSTFQVGGNAGSAFGPLLAAAIIIPYGQGHVAYFGLFAVFLVGVLWGLSRWYRSHLNLFKLKAGGVATHGLSKGRVTASLVVLALLVFSKYFYMASFTSYYTFYLIEKFDLSVASSQLYLFGFLGAVAAGTFFGGPVGDRIGRKAVIWFSILGVAPFTLALPYVDLFWTSILSLVIGFILASAFSAIVVYAQELVPGNVGMIAGVFFGLMFGFGGIGAAFLGHLADIHGIEYVYTLCSYLPLLGCLTILLPSTRKKA; encoded by the coding sequence ATGTCTACCACCGCTTCCCCCCTGGCCACGCCGACGGTGGCCAGCCAGGCCAGCCCGCTGGTCATGCGCGTGATCGGCGCGTGCGCCCTTGCCCACCTGACCAACGACCTGATCCAGGCCGTGCTGCCGTCCATCTACCCGGTGCTCAAGGCCAACTATGGCCTGAGTTTCACCCAGGTCGGCCTGATCACCCTGACGTTCCAGCTGACCGCCTCGCTGCTGCAGCCCTGGGTCGGCTATCACACCGACCGTCATCCCAAGCCCTGGCTGGCGCCGCTGGGCAGCGTCTGCACGCTGATCGGCATTCTCATGCTGGCCTTCGTCGGCAGCTTCCACGCCATCCTGCTGGCCTCGGCGCTGGTGGGCATCGGCTCCTCGACCTTCCACCCGGAAACCTCGCGCATCGCACGCCTGGCCTCCGGTGGGCGCTACGGGCTGGCGCAGTCCACCTTCCAGGTCGGCGGCAATGCCGGCAGCGCCTTCGGCCCACTGCTGGCGGCGGCCATCATCATTCCCTACGGGCAGGGCCACGTGGCCTACTTCGGGCTGTTCGCGGTGTTCCTCGTCGGCGTGCTCTGGGGCCTGAGCCGCTGGTACCGCAGCCACCTCAACCTGTTCAAGCTCAAGGCGGGCGGAGTGGCCACCCACGGGCTGTCCAAGGGCCGGGTGACCGCCTCCCTCGTGGTGCTGGCGCTGCTGGTGTTCTCCAAATACTTCTACATGGCCAGCTTCACCAGCTACTACACCTTCTACCTGATCGAGAAGTTCGACCTCTCGGTGGCCAGCTCGCAGCTGTACCTGTTCGGCTTCCTCGGCGCGGTGGCGGCCGGCACCTTCTTCGGCGGTCCGGTGGGCGATCGCATCGGCCGCAAGGCGGTGATCTGGTTCTCCATCCTCGGCGTCGCGCCCTTCACCCTGGCGCTGCCCTACGTCGACCTGTTCTGGACCAGCATCCTCAGCCTGGTGATCGGCTTCATCCTCGCCTCGGCCTTCTCCGCTATCGTGGTCTACGCCCAGGAGCTGGTGCCGGGCAACGTCGGCATGATCGCCGGCGTGTTCTTCGGCCTGATGTTCGGCTTCGGCGGCATCGGCGCGGCCTTCCTCGGCCACCTGGCGGACATCCACGGCATTGAGTACGTCTACACGCTGTGCTCCTACCTGCCGCTGCTGGGCTGCCTGACCATCCTGCTGCCGTCCACCCGGAAGAAGGCGTAA
- a CDS encoding DinB family protein translates to MLSQAFAYKCWSDRRALDAIAQIDRVRFPGEFAFALQQLNHLVIVEDLFRARLSGEADPHPATNTDAVPGLDELRERLLTSGQWYVEQLAALAPAQAKEIIRFRFTDGRSGSLTREEMFFHILNHATYHRGSIARALDQAGVAHPADTYTVFVHATQPARREG, encoded by the coding sequence ATGCTGAGCCAGGCCTTTGCCTACAAATGCTGGTCGGACCGCCGCGCGCTGGATGCCATCGCGCAGATCGACCGTGTGCGCTTCCCCGGGGAGTTCGCCTTCGCGCTCCAGCAGCTCAATCACCTGGTCATCGTCGAGGATCTGTTTCGTGCGCGATTGAGCGGCGAGGCGGACCCGCACCCCGCCACCAATACCGACGCGGTACCCGGCCTTGATGAGCTGCGCGAGCGCCTGCTGACCTCCGGCCAGTGGTACGTCGAACAGCTCGCGGCGCTGGCGCCGGCGCAGGCCAAGGAGATCATCCGCTTTCGCTTCACCGATGGCCGCAGCGGCAGCCTGACCCGCGAGGAAATGTTCTTCCATATCCTCAACCACGCCACCTACCACCGCGGCTCCATCGCCCGCGCGCTGGACCAGGCCGGAGTGGCCCACCCGGCGGACACCTACACGGTGTTCGTGCACGCCACCCAGCCGGCGCGCCGCGAAGGCTGA
- a CDS encoding LysR family transcriptional regulator, with the protein MKTPDIDAIRAFLLVADLKSFTRAADITGTTQAAISLKIKRLEESLGRPLLERTPRRVTLSAHGAVFLPSARRLLASYDETLRCFDTPRRSLRIGVSHHILSADLSHWLRRLAQADPEVLVAFSLGTSRKMLESYEEGALDITLILRHDNRRQDGEVIGSERFGWMAADTFQLEDGAPLPLAIQPAPCGMRSMVSSALEAHQRLWSEAFVGSGILAIGAAVSAGIGIGAMVERMAPAGCVDVRERFDLPELPPRDVVLYCAHRDAQTRALVSTLAQAIAA; encoded by the coding sequence ATGAAAACGCCCGACATCGACGCCATCCGCGCCTTCCTGCTGGTCGCCGACCTGAAGAGTTTCACCCGTGCCGCCGACATCACCGGCACCACCCAGGCCGCCATCAGCCTGAAGATCAAGCGTCTGGAGGAATCCCTCGGCCGCCCGCTGCTGGAACGCACGCCGCGCCGCGTCACGCTGTCGGCCCACGGCGCGGTATTCCTGCCCAGCGCCCGCCGCCTGCTGGCGAGCTACGACGAAACGCTGCGCTGCTTCGACACGCCCCGCCGGTCCCTGCGCATCGGCGTGAGCCACCACATCCTCAGCGCGGACCTCAGCCATTGGCTGAGGCGTTTGGCCCAGGCCGATCCGGAGGTGCTCGTCGCCTTCAGCCTGGGCACCTCGCGGAAGATGCTGGAAAGCTACGAGGAAGGTGCGCTGGATATCACGCTGATCCTGCGCCACGACAACCGCCGCCAGGACGGCGAGGTGATCGGCAGCGAACGCTTCGGCTGGATGGCCGCCGACACGTTCCAGCTAGAGGACGGCGCTCCCCTGCCCCTGGCGATCCAGCCGGCGCCCTGCGGCATGCGCAGCATGGTCAGCAGCGCGCTGGAGGCGCACCAGCGCCTGTGGAGCGAAGCCTTCGTCGGTTCGGGGATCCTCGCCATCGGCGCGGCGGTGTCGGCGGGTATCGGCATCGGCGCCATGGTCGAGCGCATGGCGCCGGCCGGTTGCGTGGACGTGCGCGAACGCTTCGACCTGCCGGAACTGCCGCCCCGCGATGTGGTGCTCTACTGCGCCCACCGCGACGCCCAGACCCGCGCGCTGGTCAGCACGCTGGCGCAGGCCATCGCCGCCTGA
- a CDS encoding PhzF family phenazine biosynthesis protein encodes MPLSLPFEQVDVFAERPYEGNALAVVVDADALTTEQMQAFARWTQLSETTFLMRPTSPEAHYRVRIFTPLRELPFAGHPTLGSCQVWLAHHDNPELGEIVQECPAGLIRLRRQGPCLAFSAPPLLRSGPLDAATLRRVEQGLGLAGGQVRASQWVDNGPGWAGVLLARREEVLAIRPDYAALEGLNVGVIAPWGGPQAEADVEVRAFMGEECNEDPVTGSLNAGLAQWLIGAGVLGERYTVSQGTVLKRRGRLRIERADEAIWVGGEVQHCLSGTAVFPGR; translated from the coding sequence ATGCCGCTGTCCTTGCCGTTCGAACAGGTCGATGTCTTCGCCGAGCGCCCCTACGAAGGGAATGCGCTGGCGGTGGTGGTGGATGCCGATGCACTGACCACCGAGCAGATGCAGGCGTTCGCCCGCTGGACGCAGCTCAGCGAAACCACATTCCTGATGCGCCCCACGTCGCCCGAGGCGCATTACCGCGTGCGTATCTTCACGCCGCTGCGCGAGCTGCCCTTTGCCGGCCACCCCACCCTGGGCAGCTGCCAGGTGTGGCTGGCGCACCACGACAACCCCGAGCTGGGCGAGATCGTCCAGGAATGCCCGGCAGGCCTGATTCGCCTGCGCCGGCAAGGCCCGTGCCTGGCGTTCTCCGCGCCACCGCTCCTGCGCAGCGGGCCCCTGGACGCGGCCACGCTGCGCCGGGTCGAGCAGGGGCTGGGCCTCGCTGGCGGGCAGGTTCGCGCCAGCCAATGGGTCGATAACGGTCCGGGTTGGGCGGGAGTGTTGCTGGCACGTCGCGAGGAGGTGCTGGCCATCCGCCCCGACTACGCGGCGCTGGAAGGGCTGAATGTCGGCGTCATCGCCCCCTGGGGTGGCCCGCAGGCGGAAGCGGACGTGGAAGTCCGGGCCTTCATGGGCGAGGAATGCAACGAAGACCCGGTCACCGGCAGCCTCAATGCAGGCCTGGCCCAGTGGCTGATCGGCGCGGGCGTCCTGGGCGAGCGCTATACCGTCAGCCAGGGCACGGTCCTGAAGCGTCGCGGACGACTGCGCATCGAACGCGCCGACGAGGCGATCTGGGTCGGTGGCGAGGTACAGCATTGCCTGTCGGGCACGGCCGTTTTTCCCGGGCGCTGA
- a CDS encoding LysR family transcriptional regulator: MHFDLADLRLIAAIACTGSLSKAAASVPVAVSAASNRLRLFEERCGLALFARHSDGMTLTPTGRLVLEAGQRVLKEAQQLTDTLQELRGEQRITLRLAASTVANSTFLPTALGPFLADYPEVDLQLTEQNSKDVLRAVQDGAIDIGVYDGNLATAGLLSLPFRNDKLVLLVPQDHPLASQHLPSLRDALSFPFVCLPAERAMQRFVEAMAVRNSMPLKVRVRAPSFDAIAQLVAQRVGVAMLPEAAATRLAQELPATVVALADAWATRELRICVADWDSLSSHARQLVTYLMNEAAAAR, translated from the coding sequence ATGCATTTCGATCTTGCCGACCTGCGCCTGATCGCCGCCATCGCCTGCACCGGCAGCCTGAGCAAGGCGGCTGCGTCGGTGCCGGTGGCCGTCTCGGCGGCGAGCAACCGGTTGCGCCTGTTCGAGGAGCGCTGTGGGCTTGCCCTGTTCGCCCGGCACAGCGACGGCATGACCTTGACTCCGACCGGCCGCCTGGTGCTAGAAGCCGGCCAGCGCGTGCTGAAGGAGGCGCAGCAACTCACCGACACCCTGCAGGAACTGCGCGGCGAGCAGCGCATCACCCTGCGCCTGGCGGCCTCCACCGTGGCCAACAGCACTTTTCTGCCCACCGCGCTCGGGCCCTTCCTGGCGGACTACCCGGAGGTGGACCTGCAACTGACCGAGCAGAACAGCAAGGATGTGCTGCGGGCGGTGCAGGACGGGGCGATCGACATCGGCGTCTACGACGGCAACCTGGCCACTGCGGGCCTGCTGTCGCTGCCGTTTCGCAACGACAAGCTGGTCCTGCTGGTGCCGCAGGATCACCCCCTGGCCAGCCAGCACTTGCCGAGCCTGCGCGACGCGCTGAGTTTCCCCTTCGTCTGCCTGCCCGCCGAGCGTGCCATGCAGCGCTTCGTCGAGGCGATGGCGGTGCGCAACTCGATGCCGCTCAAGGTACGGGTGCGCGCACCGAGCTTCGATGCCATCGCCCAGTTGGTGGCGCAGCGAGTGGGTGTGGCGATGCTCCCGGAGGCTGCCGCGACGCGCCTGGCGCAAGAGCTGCCGGCGACGGTGGTGGCGCTGGCGGACGCCTGGGCCACCCGTGAGCTGCGCATCTGTGTCGCCGATTGGGACTCGCTGTCGTCCCACGCGCGGCAACTGGTGACCTACCTGATGAACGAGGCCGCGGCGGCGCGCTAG
- a CDS encoding DMT family transporter has product MNSLNALYQRSLRNGVLFAVLSATGFSLKAVFVKLSYAAAPVDAVTVLAIRMGLALPLFLWLVWLSRSPGQARLSLADGGRILLLGLFGYYLSSLFDFYGLQYISAGLERLILFTYPTLVLLLQMAVARERPDSRTLAAMGLCYLGLGIALLHDIRVEGADGQILLGALWVFASAVTYALYYMGTGAVVRRVGSMRLAGLAGGASSVMVLIHYAVSGNVQQLASLPGTVWLHGALMALISTVLPIYWMALAIQRMGATHAAAFGNLGPVLTVFASWALLGEAISVYQIAGLALVLFGVSRLSGAKRTAPAAVETQTEKGRATS; this is encoded by the coding sequence ATGAATAGCCTGAACGCCCTTTACCAGCGCAGCCTGCGCAACGGCGTGTTGTTCGCCGTGCTGTCCGCCACCGGTTTCAGCCTCAAGGCGGTCTTCGTCAAGCTCTCCTACGCCGCGGCCCCGGTGGACGCGGTGACCGTGCTGGCCATCCGCATGGGCCTGGCGCTGCCACTGTTCCTCTGGCTGGTCTGGCTTAGCCGCAGCCCCGGCCAGGCGCGCCTGTCGCTGGCCGATGGCGGGCGCATCCTGCTGCTCGGGCTGTTCGGCTACTACCTGTCGAGCCTGTTCGACTTCTACGGCCTGCAGTACATCAGCGCCGGGCTGGAGCGGCTGATCCTGTTCACCTACCCGACCCTCGTGCTGCTCCTGCAGATGGCCGTGGCCCGCGAGCGCCCCGACTCCCGCACCCTGGCGGCGATGGGGTTGTGCTACCTCGGCCTGGGGATCGCCCTGCTGCACGACATCCGCGTGGAAGGCGCCGACGGGCAGATCCTGCTGGGCGCCCTCTGGGTCTTCGCCAGCGCCGTGACCTATGCCCTCTACTACATGGGCACCGGCGCGGTGGTGCGCCGCGTCGGCTCGATGCGCCTGGCCGGGCTGGCCGGCGGTGCCTCCTCGGTGATGGTGCTGATCCATTACGCGGTGAGCGGCAACGTGCAGCAACTGGCGAGCCTGCCCGGCACCGTCTGGCTCCACGGCGCGCTGATGGCGCTGATTTCCACCGTGCTGCCGATCTACTGGATGGCGCTGGCCATCCAGCGCATGGGCGCCACCCATGCCGCGGCGTTCGGCAACCTCGGGCCGGTACTCACCGTGTTCGCCTCCTGGGCGCTGCTGGGCGAGGCGATCTCGGTCTACCAGATTGCCGGCCTGGCGCTGGTGCTGTTCGGCGTGTCGCGGCTGTCGGGGGCGAAAAGGACCGCTCCGGCGGCTGTCGAAACGCAAACGGAGAAAGGCCGCGCCACCAGCTGA
- a CDS encoding class I SAM-dependent methyltransferase, whose translation MTYPTRDLRNWFDQGGEAYARFRPEYPAELAAYLASRAPDRALAVDVGCGSGQLTRQLGEHFDAVVGVDPSAEQIAHSAPQAKVSYLRAPAEDLPLRSHSASLVTAAQAAHWFDLPRFYAQVRRIAGPNAVLALISYGVLRLEGALGERFEPFYWKEIGPYWPAERGLVDSGYATLDFPFAEFPGPDIAIRLEWNLDEFLGYVSTWSAVRSAREAGREDLLQRFAADIAERWGDPVVRHPVSWPINMRIGRV comes from the coding sequence ATGACCTACCCCACCCGCGACCTGCGCAACTGGTTCGACCAGGGCGGGGAGGCCTACGCGCGCTTTCGTCCCGAGTACCCGGCAGAGCTTGCCGCTTACCTCGCCTCGAGGGCGCCCGACCGCGCATTGGCAGTGGATGTTGGCTGCGGCAGCGGCCAACTGACCCGGCAACTGGGCGAGCACTTCGACGCGGTGGTCGGCGTCGACCCCAGCGCGGAGCAGATTGCCCATAGCGCGCCGCAGGCGAAGGTGAGCTACCTCCGCGCCCCGGCCGAAGACCTGCCGCTGCGCAGCCACAGCGCCAGCCTGGTCACCGCTGCCCAGGCCGCCCATTGGTTCGATCTGCCCAGGTTCTACGCGCAGGTGCGGCGCATCGCCGGGCCGAACGCCGTGCTGGCGCTGATCAGCTATGGCGTGTTGCGCCTGGAAGGTGCGCTGGGCGAGCGCTTCGAGCCGTTCTACTGGAAGGAAATCGGCCCCTACTGGCCGGCCGAGCGTGGCCTGGTGGACAGCGGCTACGCGACCCTCGACTTCCCCTTCGCCGAGTTTCCCGGGCCGGATATCGCCATCCGCCTGGAGTGGAATCTCGACGAATTCCTGGGCTACGTCTCCACCTGGTCGGCGGTCCGCAGCGCCCGCGAGGCCGGGCGCGAGGACCTGCTGCAGCGCTTCGCCGCCGACATCGCCGAGCGCTGGGGCGACCCCGTCGTGCGGCACCCGGTGAGCTGGCCGATCAATATGCGCATCGGGCGGGTGTGA
- a CDS encoding Dyp-type peroxidase, which produces MLNDFPAPQAVDSPITRSAIFLVATLTPGKDWSPVRALCEDVSGLVRSVGKRVPGGNLSCVVGFGSAAWDALFGAPRPAALHAFRAIGSGERVAVSTPGDLLLHIRAEQMDLCFELATQLVARLGDAVTVVDEVQGFRYFDMRSIIGFVDGTENPEGRDIPHFTLIGDEDVDFAGGSYVLVQKYLHDMNGWNQLSTEAQERIIGRTKLADIELGDEVKPSCSHSSLTTLEKDGQEVKILRDNMPFGRPGAGEFGTYFIGYARSPAPVEEMLENMFVGRPAGNYDRLLDYSKAVTGSLFFVPSADLLESLAGKRP; this is translated from the coding sequence ATGCTCAACGACTTCCCGGCACCCCAGGCAGTGGATAGCCCGATCACCCGCAGCGCGATCTTCCTGGTCGCCACCTTGACTCCCGGCAAGGACTGGAGCCCGGTCCGGGCGTTGTGCGAGGACGTCTCCGGGCTGGTGCGCTCGGTCGGCAAGCGCGTGCCAGGGGGTAACCTGTCGTGTGTGGTGGGCTTCGGCTCGGCGGCGTGGGATGCGCTGTTCGGCGCTCCGCGGCCAGCCGCCCTGCATGCCTTCCGCGCGATTGGCAGTGGCGAGCGGGTTGCCGTTTCCACGCCGGGCGACCTGCTGCTGCACATCCGCGCCGAGCAGATGGACCTCTGCTTCGAGCTGGCCACGCAACTGGTCGCGCGCCTGGGCGATGCGGTCACGGTGGTCGACGAGGTGCAGGGTTTCCGCTACTTCGACATGCGCAGCATCATCGGTTTCGTCGACGGCACGGAGAACCCGGAAGGGCGCGACATTCCGCACTTCACCCTGATCGGCGACGAGGACGTGGACTTCGCCGGCGGCAGCTACGTGCTGGTGCAGAAGTACCTGCATGACATGAACGGCTGGAACCAGCTGTCCACCGAGGCGCAGGAACGCATCATCGGCCGCACCAAGCTGGCGGACATCGAACTGGGCGACGAGGTGAAGCCCAGCTGCTCGCACAGCTCGCTGACCACCCTGGAGAAGGACGGCCAGGAAGTGAAGATCCTGCGCGACAACATGCCCTTCGGCCGCCCCGGCGCCGGCGAGTTCGGCACCTACTTCATCGGTTACGCGCGCTCGCCGGCGCCGGTGGAGGAGATGCTGGAGAACATGTTCGTCGGCCGCCCGGCCGGCAACTACGACCGCCTGCTGGACTACAGCAAGGCGGTGACCGGCAGCCTGTTCTTCGTGCCGTCTGCGGACTTGCTGGAGTCCCTGGCGGGCAAACGGCCCTGA
- a CDS encoding HAD family hydrolase, producing the protein MQHERSSIDTVVFDLGGVLVDWNPRHLYRKIFDDELAMEAFLTEVCNAAWNERQDRGRPWADAIAEAVARHPAHEPNIRAYRERWEEMLGGAIEATVDVLHELHHNGVRLLALTNWSAETFHVAEERFPFLEQFEGVLVSGREGLMKPEPEIFQLLIQRYSLIPSRTLFIDDVQKNVDAALAQGMRAVQFIDAGQLRRDLQSIGLPVAPQKT; encoded by the coding sequence GTGCAACACGAACGCAGCAGCATAGACACCGTCGTTTTCGATCTTGGCGGCGTGCTGGTCGATTGGAATCCGCGCCACCTCTATCGAAAGATCTTCGACGACGAGCTGGCAATGGAGGCCTTCCTCACGGAGGTCTGCAACGCCGCGTGGAACGAACGCCAGGATCGCGGGCGTCCCTGGGCCGATGCCATCGCCGAAGCCGTCGCCCGGCATCCGGCCCACGAACCCAACATCCGTGCGTACCGCGAACGCTGGGAGGAGATGCTTGGCGGCGCTATCGAAGCGACCGTGGACGTGCTGCACGAGTTGCACCACAACGGCGTGCGCCTGCTGGCACTGACGAACTGGTCGGCGGAAACCTTCCATGTCGCCGAGGAGCGCTTCCCCTTCCTTGAACAGTTCGAAGGGGTGCTGGTCTCCGGCCGCGAAGGGCTGATGAAACCGGAGCCGGAAATTTTCCAGCTGCTGATCCAGCGCTACAGCCTGATACCTTCGCGCACGCTGTTCATCGATGACGTCCAGAAGAACGTCGACGCGGCGCTGGCCCAGGGGATGCGCGCCGTCCAGTTCATCGACGCCGGGCAATTGCGCCGCGACCTGCAATCGATCGGCCTGCCGGTTGCCCCGCAGAAAACCTGA